A section of the Flavobacterium sp. CG_23.5 genome encodes:
- the recO gene encoding DNA repair protein RecO, which produces MQVKTKAIVISSLKFQEKSLIVKCFTQSHGLKSYFVRDAFSSRKSNQKIAYFQPMTILEIEAVHKNKGTLENFKEIKIASPFHSIHSDIYKSTIVMFISEILHHSIHEEEKNEHLFTFLETALHWLDNHDEIANFHLILMLETTKYLGFYPDISDIDMPFFEMTEGIFTPFHAISSLTEHETNLFKKLIDLKFDNDQKVFHVIERQIVLKILIDYYSYHLDGFKKPKSLDVLKEVFS; this is translated from the coding sequence GTGCAAGTTAAAACCAAAGCGATCGTCATTTCCTCGTTAAAATTTCAGGAAAAAAGCTTGATTGTGAAGTGCTTTACGCAGTCTCATGGATTAAAATCCTATTTTGTCCGGGATGCTTTTTCGAGTCGAAAATCCAATCAAAAAATCGCTTACTTTCAACCGATGACAATTCTCGAAATCGAAGCCGTTCACAAAAACAAAGGCACTTTAGAAAATTTCAAAGAGATAAAAATCGCTTCCCCTTTTCATTCGATACATTCGGATATTTACAAAAGTACTATTGTGATGTTTATTTCCGAAATCCTGCATCATTCTATTCACGAAGAGGAAAAAAACGAACACTTATTTACGTTTTTGGAAACCGCTTTGCATTGGTTGGATAACCATGACGAAATCGCTAATTTTCATTTGATATTAATGTTGGAAACCACAAAATACCTCGGTTTTTATCCAGATATTTCTGATATTGATATGCCTTTTTTCGAAATGACCGAAGGTATTTTCACGCCTTTTCACGCGATTAGTTCGCTTACCGAACATGAAACTAATTTGTTTAAAAAACTGATCGATTTAAAATTCGATAATGACCAAAAAGTATTTCATGTCATTGAAAGACAAATTGTTTTGAAGATATTAATTGATTATTATAGTTATCACCTTGACGGGTTCAAAAAACCAAAATCTCTGGACGTTTTAAAAGAAGTTTTCTCCTAG
- a CDS encoding T9SS type A sorting domain-containing protein, which translates to MKNRLLLFVLLITVQLGFSQNNLLWQGYFSYNEITDLSESSSTIYAASENALFSKNTTTSQIKTTNTIDGLSGQTISSLYYSEAFNKTLVGYENGLMIVINEADGSMLNVVDIINKQLPSNIKKINHFMEFEGIVYVSCDFGIVQFNLKTLQFGDTYFIGGNGAEISVKQTTIFNGFIYAATNTGVRRATISNKNLVDFNQWELIVAGNWFCVSSFGTDLYSINSSGYIHKYDSNSNSFIGYKALAQPSQDMRGTADYLIITTLNSIYVYNKQMVLVRQINSNQITETNPNFTCATIIGDTIFIGTKADGLITTSLLSSTMFENSTPIGPSRNNIFALQATTDQLWTVFGDYTVDYNPYELDSYGISKYNASGWLNIPYKKVLGAKSLVRITVNPANENEVYVSSFFSGLLKIVNDEPKILYNQTNSGLETLTFLGPNYIDVRINGTAFDKSGNLWVTNSRVKNGLKVLKSGGQWQSYAMDNILNLSNENSFGRMAIDKNGTKWLSTSRDGVIGFNESINKFKKITSGPDTGNLPISDARVVAVDARNQLWIGTTKGLRILSNVGSYLTDDKLTTNPVIILEENLAQELLYEQFITDIVVDGANNKWIGTADSGVFLVSPNGQETKYHFTTSNSPLPSNVINDIDINSKTGEVFIATAKGLISFKGVATAANDDLSNVFVYPNPVRPEYEGTVKIAGLLDKANIKITDIEGNLVYETISEGGTIEWDTTAFGKYKVASGVYMIFISAQDGIETKVKKVMIIR; encoded by the coding sequence ATGAAAAACAGGCTTTTACTTTTTGTATTACTCATAACAGTACAATTGGGTTTTTCCCAAAACAATCTCTTGTGGCAAGGCTATTTTTCCTATAATGAAATTACAGATCTTTCGGAATCATCATCAACTATTTATGCAGCTTCGGAAAACGCATTGTTTTCTAAGAATACCACCACAAGCCAAATTAAAACCACCAATACTATTGACGGGCTTTCAGGGCAAACGATTTCATCATTATATTATAGTGAGGCATTCAATAAAACATTGGTTGGATACGAAAATGGATTGATGATTGTCATAAATGAAGCGGATGGAAGCATGCTGAATGTGGTCGATATTATTAATAAACAACTTCCTTCAAACATAAAAAAAATCAATCACTTCATGGAATTTGAAGGCATTGTTTATGTCTCCTGTGATTTTGGAATTGTTCAGTTCAATTTAAAGACGCTGCAATTTGGAGACACCTATTTCATCGGCGGTAATGGCGCAGAAATAAGTGTGAAACAGACCACAATATTCAATGGATTTATTTATGCGGCCACAAATACAGGCGTTAGAAGAGCAACTATTTCTAATAAAAACTTAGTTGATTTTAATCAATGGGAGTTGATTGTGGCAGGAAATTGGTTCTGTGTGTCAAGCTTTGGTACAGATTTGTATTCCATTAATTCTTCGGGATATATTCATAAATATGATTCCAACTCGAATTCTTTTATAGGATATAAAGCGCTTGCTCAACCTTCACAGGATATGCGAGGGACAGCGGATTACTTGATAATAACCACTTTGAACAGTATTTATGTTTACAACAAACAGATGGTGCTCGTTCGTCAAATTAATTCAAACCAAATCACCGAAACGAATCCCAATTTTACTTGCGCAACAATTATAGGGGATACGATTTTTATTGGAACAAAAGCTGACGGATTGATAACCACTTCTCTTTTGTCCTCCACGATGTTTGAAAATAGCACTCCAATTGGGCCATCGCGAAATAATATATTCGCACTTCAAGCAACTACAGATCAGCTTTGGACCGTATTTGGAGATTACACCGTGGATTACAATCCTTACGAATTAGATAGTTACGGCATAAGTAAATACAATGCTTCCGGATGGTTGAATATTCCTTACAAAAAAGTTTTAGGGGCAAAATCACTGGTTAGAATCACGGTTAATCCAGCAAATGAGAACGAAGTTTATGTCAGTTCATTTTTCTCAGGATTGCTAAAAATCGTAAATGACGAGCCTAAAATTCTGTATAATCAAACTAATAGTGGTTTAGAAACGCTAACTTTTTTGGGACCAAATTACATTGATGTGAGGATAAATGGAACTGCATTTGACAAATCCGGTAATCTTTGGGTTACCAATAGCAGAGTAAAAAACGGTTTAAAAGTATTGAAATCGGGAGGGCAATGGCAAAGCTATGCAATGGACAATATTCTGAATTTATCCAATGAAAACAGTTTTGGGCGAATGGCAATCGATAAAAACGGAACCAAATGGCTTTCTACAAGCAGAGACGGGGTTATAGGTTTTAATGAAAGTATTAATAAATTTAAAAAAATAACTTCAGGTCCCGATACGGGTAATTTACCTATTTCGGATGCAAGGGTTGTTGCCGTTGATGCCAGAAACCAACTTTGGATAGGCACTACAAAAGGCTTGCGAATTTTGTCTAATGTTGGGAGTTACCTGACTGATGATAAACTGACTACAAACCCCGTAATTATTTTAGAAGAAAATTTGGCACAAGAGTTACTTTACGAACAATTTATCACCGATATTGTTGTGGATGGGGCCAATAATAAATGGATTGGCACCGCCGATTCAGGTGTGTTTTTAGTCTCGCCAAACGGACAGGAAACCAAATATCATTTTACCACCAGCAATTCGCCTTTGCCAAGCAATGTTATAAATGACATTGATATAAATAGCAAAACAGGCGAAGTTTTTATTGCTACCGCCAAAGGATTGATTTCTTTCAAAGGAGTTGCAACGGCAGCGAATGATGATTTAAGCAATGTTTTTGTTTACCCAAATCCTGTGCGACCGGAATATGAAGGAACCGTAAAAATTGCCGGATTACTGGATAAAGCCAATATTAAAATCACCGATATAGAAGGGAATTTAGTTTATGAAACCATTTCCGAAGGAGGAACCATAGAATGGGATACCACTGCTTTTGGAAAATACAAAGTCGCTTCGGGAGTGTACATGATTTTTATTTCGGCGCAAGACGGGATCGAAACCAAAGTCAAAAAAGTAATGATAATCAGGTAA